CCCCCTACAACCTGCTTTCCACCGTACTGTACTACCTGACCTTCAAGAAGTTGCCGGAACTGGATCAACTGGGCCGTCCCAAGTTCGCTTACGGCCGCCGCATTCACGAGCATTGCGAGCGCCGCCCCCATTTCGACGCCGGCCGCTTCGCCAAGGCCTACGGCCATGCCACCCATGCCGAGGGGTACTGCCTCTACAAGCTGGGGTGCAAGGGACCGGCCACCTATGCCAACTGTTCGGTGCAGCGGTTCAACGATGTCGGGGTCTGGCCGGTGTCGGTGGGGCACCCCTGCATCGGCTGCACCGAGCCGGACCTGCTCTTCCGCACCGCCATTGCCGACAAGGTCCAGATTCACGAGCCGACCCCCTTTGACAGTTATGCGCCGGTTGATCTGAAGGAAAAGGGCAAGGGGGCCAGCCCGGTCACTACCGGCGTGCTGGGCCTGGCCGCCGGCGCCGCCCTGGGGGCGGGCGCCATGCTGGCCCGCACGCTGCCCGATGCCGACCGGAACGACAGGCCGCAGGAGGAGCACCATGAGCCCAAAGAGTAGACGGGATTTTCTCAAACTGGCCGGGCTGGCAAGCGCCGGACTGGTGGCGGCACCCGCCCTGGCCGTGACGGGGAGTACGGGACCGGCGATCAACGATGAAGAGCTGGGGATGCTCTACGACGCCACCAAATGCGTCGGCTGCAAGGCCTGCATGGCCGCCTGCAAGCGGGTGAACGGCGACTACGGGGCCCTGTCCTACGAGCAGGCCGCCTTTGACCCGGACAAGCTCTGGGATGCTCCCCAGGACCTGTCCGGCTCCACCCGCACCCTGATCAAGCTGTTCAAGGAGTCGCCCAGGGAGTGGTCCTATGTGAAGTACTCCTGCATGCACTGCCAGAAACCTTCCTGCGTCTCGGTCTGCCCGGTGTCGGCCATGGTCAAGGACAAGATCACCGGCATCGTGGACTACAAGAAGGACGCCTGTATCGGCTGCCGCTACTGTCAGGTGGCCTGCGCCTTCAACATCCCCAAGTTCCAGTGGGACAAGGCCATTCCCCAGATCGTCAAGTGCGACCTCTGCAAGAACACCTATCTCAAATCCAACGGCACGTCGGCCTGCGCCGACGCCTGCCCCACCGGCGCCATCCTCTTCGGCAAGCGCCGGGAACTGCTGGCCGAGGCCAAGAAGCGGCTGGCCGAGCATCCCCGGCAGTACGTGAACCACATTTACGGCGAGTACGAACTGGGGGGGACCAACCATCTCTACCTGGCAGCCCTGCCGGCCACGAAGCTGGGACTGCCGGAGTTGCAGCAGGAGGCGCCGGCCGAGTTTTCCGAAAAGATCCAGCACACCATCTATAAGGGTTTCATCGCGCCGGTGGCGCTCTACGGCACCCTCTGCTTCATCGCGGTGCGCAACATGAAGAAACAGAACAGCCACGGCAGCGACGGGCAGACACCGCCCCGGCACAGGGAGGACGACCGGCAATGAGTCATGACGAGTATCAGATCCACCGCGCCAGAATCCTGACCCCCTCCTTCTGGGTGTTGCTGACCCTGACCCTGATCGGCTTCAGCCTGATTGCCGTGCGCTTCATCTGGGGGATCGGCGCGGTCTCCAACATGAGCGACGGCTATCCCTGGGGCATCTGGATCACCTACGACGTGGCCACCGGCACCGCCATCGCCTGTGGCGGCTACGCCGTGGCGATCCTGGTCTATATCCGCAACAAGATGCACTACCACCCGCTGATCCGCTCGGCGGTGCTCACCTCGCTGTTCGGCTACGGCCTGGCCGGGTTCTCGGTCATGGTGGACGTGGGGCGCCCCTGGAACGCCTACAACTTCTTCATCCCCTCGCAATGGCAGGCCAACTCCGCCATGTTCGAGGTGGCGCTCTGCGTCATGGCCTACACCACCGTGCTGGCCATCGAGTTTCTGCCCGCGGTACTGAACCGCCTGCAGCAGACCAACTGGAGCCGGGCGCGGGAATTCCTGGAGCGGCACCACGGCCGCTTCGGCCTGGATACGCCGGTAGTGCTGGAAAAGCTGGAGCGGCTGCGCCAACTGGCCATCCGCATCCAGCCCGGACTGGACAAGGTGCTGATCTTCATCATCGTCCTGGGGATTACCCTACCCACCATGCACCAGTCCTCCCTGGGGTCGCTCTTGCTGATCGCCTCCACCAAGCTGCACCCCCTCTGGCACACCGGCTTCCTGCCGCTTCTGTTCCTGATCAACTGCCTGTTCATCGGCTACTCCATTGCCATCCTGGAGTCGGTGATCTCCTCCTACGGCTTCAAGCGCCCCTTTGAGATCGACCAGCTTTCCGGCCTGGCCGCCATCACCCCCTACCTGACGGTGATCTGGCTCTGCGTGGTGGTGGGAGACCTGATCTGGCGGGGCCAACTGGGCAACGCCCTGAGCCTGGACTTCTACTCCGCCTTCTTCCTGCTGGAGTTCGGCCTGGTGGCCACCGGCTCGCTGCTGCTCTTTTCGAAAAAGCGCCGCCAATCCCCCCGCTGGCTGTTCATCACCGCCGTACTGATCGTGCTGGGGGGAGCACTGTACCGCTTCAACGTCTACCTGATCGGCTTCAATCCGGGCCAGGGGTGGCGCTACTTCCCCTCCCTGGCGGAACTGCTGATCACCGTGGGGATCGTGGCCTTCGAAATCCTGGGCTACCAGGTGCTGGTGAAACTGTTCCCGGTGCTACCGCGCCTGCATGGCCACGAAGCCCCGGAAGCTGCAAAACGTCGCGAACTTCCGCAGCCTGCGCCGCAACAGGCATAACTTACACACAACCGCAAGGAGAACAGATACATGGCACGTATAACCATTGACCCGATTACCCGCATCGAAGGACACCTGCGGATCGACGTGGAGGTAGGCGACGGCCGGGTGAGCAAAGCCTGGTCCTCGGCCCAGATGTGGCGGGGGATCGAAACCATCCTCAAGGACCGCCCCCCCCAGGACGCCTGGATCTACGCCCAGCGTTTCTGCGGCGTCTGCACCACCGTGCACGCCATCTCCTCCATCCGCGCCGTGGAACATGCCCTCAAGGTGGAGGTACCGCTCAACGCCCAGTACATCCGCAACATCATCATGGCCCAGCATTCGGTGCAGGACCATATCGTCCACTTCTACCACCTCTCGGCCCTGGACTGGGTGGACATCGTCTCGGCCCTGAAGGCCGACCCCAAGAAGGCGGCCGCCATTGCCCAGTCGGTCTCCGACTGGCCCGGCAACAGCGAAAAGGAGTTCAGCAGCGTCCAGAAACGGCTCAAGGCCTTTGTGGACTCCGGCAAACTGGGCATCTTCGCCTCCGGCTACTGGGGGCACCCGGCCATGATCCTGCCGCCGGAGATCAACCTGATCGCCACGGCCCACTACCTGAAAGCCCTGGACTACCAGCAGAAGGCGGCCCAGGCCGTGGCCATCCTGGGGGGCAAAAACCCCCACATCCAGAACCTTTGCGTCGGCGGCGTGGCCACGGCCCTCAACATGGAGAACCTGGCCACCATCAACATGGAACGGATCGCCTACCTGAAGGCCCTGATGACCGAAACCCGCGACTTCGTCAAAAAGGTCTACTACCCGGACCTGCTGGTGATCGGCAAGGCGTACAAGGAGTGGTTCAAACACGGCCGGGGGGTGGTCAACTACTTGGCGGTGCCGGAGTTTGCCGAAGATACCAAAAACAGCAGCTTCGCCCTGCCCGGCGGTCTGATCATGGGGGGCGACGTGAGCAAGGCCCGGGTGGTCTCCGACCACCAGGACCAGCAGTTGATCGGCAGCATCAAGGAATCGGTGGCCTGCGCCTGGTACGAAGGAAAAGCCTCGCTCCATCCCTGGGAGGGGGAGACCAAACCGGATTACACTGACTTCCAGGAAAACGGCAAATACTCCTGGTGCAAGGCGCCCCGCATCGACGGCAAGCCGGTACAGACCGGGCCGCTGGCGCAAATCCTAGCCGGGTACGCCGCCGGCAACCAGCGGGTGCGTCAACTGGTGGACGCCACCTGTTCGGCGGCCGGCGTCGGCATCGGCGACCTGCACTCCACCATGGGCCGCCTGGCGGCACGGGGCATCCGCGCCCATCTGCTGTCCGATCTTTCCCTTGAGTACTTGGACAAGCTGGTGGACAACATCGGCAAGGGGGACAAGGCCTACGCCAACCACACCGAGATCCCCTCCGGCGAGCACCGCGGCGTCGGCTTCCACGAAGCACCCCGGGGCACCCTGTCCCACTGGATCGTGATCAAGGACAAGAAGATCAAGAACTATCAGGCCGTGGTCCCCTCCACCTGGAACGCCTCTCCCCGGGACGGGCAGGGGAACGCCGGTCCCTACGAGGCCTCCCTGGCCGGCAACCCGGTGGCCAAGCCGGACCAGCCGCTGGAGGTGCTGCGCACCGTCCACTCCTTCGACCCCTGCATCGCCTGCGCGGTGCATACCATTGATCCGGAAGGCAAGGAAATCACCAAGGTCAAGGTAATGTAGCAATCGTCCCCTTTTCCGCAATCCCGGCGTCAGGCTGCACGGCGTCTTGTGCGGCGTACTGTACCGTACGCCTCCGCGCCGCCGTTTGCCTTCCTTGGCCTTGCGAAAAATTGAACGATTGCGAACGTTGTAAGAGGTGAAACATGAGAGTACTGATTTTTGGCGCCGGCAACCTGCTGCTGTCCGACGAGGGGTTTGGCGTGCATGTCATCCGCTACCTTGGCGAAAACTACCGCTTTGGCGACGATGTGGAACTGTACGACGGCGGCACCCTGGGGTTCATGGCTTCCCACAAGCTGGAGGAGGCGCAAGTGGTCTACCTGATCGACGTGGTCACCACCCCCGGCGAACCGGGCACGGTCTACCGCTTCGAGAAGGACGATTTCATCGGCCGCACCATTCCGGTGAAGATGTCTCCCCATCAACTGGGCATCCAGGAGATGCTGCTGCTCTCGGACATCCGCGGCCGCTGCCCGGACCAGGTCAGCCTGTTGGGTATTGTTCCCAAAAGCTATGAGGCGGGGGTGGAGTTGTCGCCGGAACTGGCGATCCGGCTGCCGGAGCTGGCGGAACTGCTGCGGAAGGAGCTGACTGAGGCCGGGGTAAGGATGGAGCCGAAGGCTGAGAAATAGAGATTGTTTTGCAAGGAGCCATGACGAAACTACCGCCGTCATGGCTCCTTGCAAATTACATTACCACTGCCAAGCTGTTTAAGCTTGCTGCTACAATGACTTCACGCCGCCAGCCGGAACGTCGCATCGATCTCATCCCACGGCACATAGAAATGCCCGCTGGCGTCTTTCTCCACCAACCCCAGCCGCTCCATGGTTTTCACGTCGTCAAAGACGTTGCGGTACTGGCGGTGCAGATGCTTGGCCAGCGCATTGATGCTGGTGTGCCCCAAGCGGCGCAGCTCCTGTAATAGCTCGAACCGCTTGGGAGTCAGGTGCTTGAGTAGTGACGGCAGATTATCAAAATAAAGCCGTTCCACCGGCTTGTCCGGTACCCAGCCGCCATCAAGGCGGTCAGCCAGCCCTTTCAGTTCATCAAAAAACTCGCTGTCGCTCTTGACACCTATTTTGAGATCGCGCTTTTCGTTCATGGTAGTCACATCCTTTCGATATCCGCTTCAAAATCCTCGATCAATTTACGGAGTGTGGTAAATGCATAGGATTCTTCGGACTCACCCAGATGCCGATGATCACCCTTACCGCGTTCATTATCGTAACGGAGCAGACATTTCCCTTCCGTGGTCCCGTAATACAAACGATACTTGAATGGATGCCCACTGCCGGGAAGCGGGTCGGACAACCGCCAGATAACCACCTCGATTATCCGATTCCGTCGTTCCTTCTTGTACTTGACGACTACCTGAGCTGTCCCCATAGCACCCTCTTAAAACATATGTCTTTTTATAACATAGTCTCGACCATCTGCAATTCAAATCTTCAGCATCATACCTTCTGCACATGGGTATCACGCTTGTCCCGCTCCTCAATCAGTTCGATGAACACCTGCTCAAGATCGGGCAGGCGGTCTGTGCCGCCTGCCCGTTGCTGTTTCAGCTCCAGCGGCGTGCCCACGGCGATCAGTTCGCCGCGGTAGATCAGGGCCAGGCGGTCGCAGTATTCGGCCTCGTCCATGTAGTGGGTGGTGACGAAGATGGTGACCCCGGAGGCGGCCAGGGTGTGGATCAGTTGCCAGAAGCGGCGGCGGTTCAGGGGATCAACCCCGGAGGTGGGTTCGTCCAGGAAGATGATCGGCGGTTCGTGGAGAATGGCGCAGCCCAGGGCCAGCCGCTGCCGCCAGCCGCCGGACAGCTCGCCGGCCCGGGCATGACGCCGGTCGGCCAGGCCGGCCATCTCGATCACCCAGTCGCTGCGCTCCTTCAGCCGGGCCGCGGGCAGGCGGTAGACCCCGCCGTAGAAGGCGATGTTCTCCTCCACGGTCAGGTCTTCGTACAGGGAGAACTTCTGGCTCATGTAGCCGATGTTTTCCTTGATCCGTTCCGCATGGCGGTTGACGTCGAAGCCGGCCACGCTGCCGTTGCCGCTGCTCGGTTCCAGGATGCCGCAGAGCATCCGGATGGTGGTGGACTTGCCGGCGCCGTTGGGCCCCAGGAAGCCGAAGATTTCCCCCCCGGGGACGTTGAGGCTGACCTCGTTGACGGCGATGAAGTCGCCGAAACGGCGGGAGAGCCGGTCAAGGGTGACCGCCGGCTCCGCCGAGGCGAGGTCCGGGGCGGGACGGCGCTGCACCGCCGTGTCGGCCCCTTCCCCCATGACCGTGATGAAGATGTCCTCCAGGGTGGGGTCAACAATGGCCGGATCGGCCAGTTGTTTCAGGTTGGCGGGGGTGTCGCAGGCCAGAAGCCTGCCGTGGTGCAGAAGCCCCACCCGGTGGCAGCGCTGGGCTTCGTCCAGGTAGGCGGTGGCCACCACGATGGTGACCCCCTCGGCCAGCAGCCCCTGCAAAATCTGCCAGAACTCCCGGCGGGAGACCGGGTCCACCCCGTTGGTCGGCTCGTCCAGGAACAGCACCTTCGGGGTGTGGATCAGGGCACAGCAGAGCCCCAGTTTCTGCTTCATGCCGCCGGACAGGGCGCCGGCACGGCGTTTGCGAAACGGCTCCATGCCGCTCATGGCCAGCAGCCGGTCGGCCCTGGCTGTCCATTCGGCCTTGGGCACGCCGAAAATGTCGGCGTGGAAACGGATGTTCTCCATCACGGTCAGATCGGGATAGAGGCCGAAGCGCTGGCTCATGTAGCCGATGTCGTCGCGCACCGGCTCCAGCTTCCGGCAGGAGCAGCCCAGCACCAGGGCCTCGCCGGAGGTCGGCGCCATCACCCCGGCCAGCATCCGCAGGGTGGTGGTCTTGCCGGCGCCATCGGAACCCACCAGGCCGAACAACTCTCCCGGGGGGATGACGAGGGTGAGCCGGTCTACGGCGGTCAGGTCGCCGAAGCGTCTGGTCAGGTCGGTTGTGGTGATGACATCCATGGAGGGCCTTCAATGAACCAATGCCGGTGGCGCTGCATTATGGCGTTATTTGTATGAGTGCATCCACCGGCATCCCCGGCTTCAACTCAAGGCTGAGGTTGGGGACCGTGATCTTGATCCGGTAGACCAGCTTGACCCGTTCCGTTTCGGTCTGCACATTTTTCGGGGTGAACTCGGCCTGCTGGGCGATGAAACTG
The window above is part of the Trichlorobacter ammonificans genome. Proteins encoded here:
- the hybA gene encoding hydrogenase 2 operon protein HybA; translated protein: MSPKSRRDFLKLAGLASAGLVAAPALAVTGSTGPAINDEELGMLYDATKCVGCKACMAACKRVNGDYGALSYEQAAFDPDKLWDAPQDLSGSTRTLIKLFKESPREWSYVKYSCMHCQKPSCVSVCPVSAMVKDKITGIVDYKKDACIGCRYCQVACAFNIPKFQWDKAIPQIVKCDLCKNTYLKSNGTSACADACPTGAILFGKRRELLAEAKKRLAEHPRQYVNHIYGEYELGGTNHLYLAALPATKLGLPELQQEAPAEFSEKIQHTIYKGFIAPVALYGTLCFIAVRNMKKQNSHGSDGQTPPRHREDDRQ
- the hybB gene encoding Ni/Fe-hydrogenase cytochrome b subunit, whose translation is MSHDEYQIHRARILTPSFWVLLTLTLIGFSLIAVRFIWGIGAVSNMSDGYPWGIWITYDVATGTAIACGGYAVAILVYIRNKMHYHPLIRSAVLTSLFGYGLAGFSVMVDVGRPWNAYNFFIPSQWQANSAMFEVALCVMAYTTVLAIEFLPAVLNRLQQTNWSRAREFLERHHGRFGLDTPVVLEKLERLRQLAIRIQPGLDKVLIFIIVLGITLPTMHQSSLGSLLLIASTKLHPLWHTGFLPLLFLINCLFIGYSIAILESVISSYGFKRPFEIDQLSGLAAITPYLTVIWLCVVVGDLIWRGQLGNALSLDFYSAFFLLEFGLVATGSLLLFSKKRRQSPRWLFITAVLIVLGGALYRFNVYLIGFNPGQGWRYFPSLAELLITVGIVAFEILGYQVLVKLFPVLPRLHGHEAPEAAKRRELPQPAPQQA
- a CDS encoding nickel-dependent hydrogenase large subunit, with amino-acid sequence MARITIDPITRIEGHLRIDVEVGDGRVSKAWSSAQMWRGIETILKDRPPQDAWIYAQRFCGVCTTVHAISSIRAVEHALKVEVPLNAQYIRNIIMAQHSVQDHIVHFYHLSALDWVDIVSALKADPKKAAAIAQSVSDWPGNSEKEFSSVQKRLKAFVDSGKLGIFASGYWGHPAMILPPEINLIATAHYLKALDYQQKAAQAVAILGGKNPHIQNLCVGGVATALNMENLATINMERIAYLKALMTETRDFVKKVYYPDLLVIGKAYKEWFKHGRGVVNYLAVPEFAEDTKNSSFALPGGLIMGGDVSKARVVSDHQDQQLIGSIKESVACAWYEGKASLHPWEGETKPDYTDFQENGKYSWCKAPRIDGKPVQTGPLAQILAGYAAGNQRVRQLVDATCSAAGVGIGDLHSTMGRLAARGIRAHLLSDLSLEYLDKLVDNIGKGDKAYANHTEIPSGEHRGVGFHEAPRGTLSHWIVIKDKKIKNYQAVVPSTWNASPRDGQGNAGPYEASLAGNPVAKPDQPLEVLRTVHSFDPCIACAVHTIDPEGKEITKVKVM
- a CDS encoding HyaD/HybD family hydrogenase maturation endopeptidase; this translates as MRVLIFGAGNLLLSDEGFGVHVIRYLGENYRFGDDVELYDGGTLGFMASHKLEEAQVVYLIDVVTTPGEPGTVYRFEKDDFIGRTIPVKMSPHQLGIQEMLLLSDIRGRCPDQVSLLGIVPKSYEAGVELSPELAIRLPELAELLRKELTEAGVRMEPKAEK
- a CDS encoding HVO_A0114 family putative DNA-binding protein, coding for MNEKRDLKIGVKSDSEFFDELKGLADRLDGGWVPDKPVERLYFDNLPSLLKHLTPKRFELLQELRRLGHTSINALAKHLHRQYRNVFDDVKTMERLGLVEKDASGHFYVPWDEIDATFRLAA
- a CDS encoding toxin-antitoxin system TumE family protein, with the translated sequence MGTAQVVVKYKKERRNRIIEVVIWRLSDPLPGSGHPFKYRLYYGTTEGKCLLRYDNERGKGDHRHLGESEESYAFTTLRKLIEDFEADIERM